The genomic segment GCGGTAGGCCACAAAATGAATTGTTCCGCTATCCAATGTATCATGCTCATCTATTTCCAAGTCTTCCGGTACTTCCTGTTCCTCGATGAAAACGACTCGGCGTACAGACAGGGCATCTGCCAATTCTTGCTCAGTGGTGACTCTTTGGATCTGGTAGGTTTGCAGGTTCATCGGTATTCGTCCTTTGTTAGAAAATATCCCTCCCTACGATGGATACGCAGGGAGGGGTGGTATTTGAGGAAAGGTGTTTATTTTTTGAGAAGGAAAGTCTGGTAAACACTCCAGATGCCATCCTCTAGCTGATAAATCAAGTGGAAGCGATCAATCTCGCTGGTCAGGTCAATTTTTGCCATGCTCAGTTGGCCGGTTACATCCCGCAGCTCATCGTCGGACAGGTCGCGCCCGATAGTCAGATGCGGTACGTATGCGTAGGTTTCTTTTTCATTCACACACTGATTGGCAATCTTTTGATGCAGCTCGTTAAATGGTTCTTTGTTTTGCACAGCCAAATAGATCACGTTGTTGGTAGGGTGGAAAGAAGATACCCGATGGAAATGAGCCGAAAAGCTGTCGGTAGAGGAGGCAACCTGCTCCAGATGGCTCACCAGCTCAGGCAGCTTGGCTTCGTCCAGCTCAAAGGCTTCCTTCAAACGGATATACGGAGGAACCAAAGCATAGCCCGGGTCATAACGTTTCCGGTAAGAGTTGGCTACTTCTTGCACCTTGCTAGATGGGAATATTACGATACTGTACATCATCAGAACCACTCCTCCTTACTATCTATCATGCTCTACAAGATCTTATTTTAACAGAAAATTCTTCATTTGTGTAATGTTAAGCGCGGGTCCGTATATTCCTTGCGCCAAAGGAAAGACTGTGTAGTGCAAGGAGGTGCCGCACTGCATGTATACGGCTATGATGATCACATTCATTTTTCTCGTTCTGCTTCTACTGTCTGTGCTGACCTTCACGATCTTGACTGTGATACGAAAAGGAGAATTCGAAGAGGCACTCGTATCGACTATCAAGGATGAAGGTCCACAAGAAGAACAGCCACGGTAAGTTTACCCGTAAAGCGTCATTAGCATACGCGGTAGATTGCGCTGCCAGTGGCCCCACGTATGGTCACCCTCAAACGTTTCATAAACGAGGGTGGCTTTTTTCATGCCCAAAATCTCGCGCAGTTCTTCATTGGCCGCTAGAAGATTCAATGTGCCGCGCCCCGTGCTTACTGCTGTTTCCTCCGTCCCGATTTCCAAATAAAAGGTTTGCGGTACGGAAAAGTCAGCGTCAGCTACCAGACGATTTAACTTTGCGTCCATGGCAATCGATTGGCAGGCAACTTGTCCAAATGTATGTGGATAGTTGAGAGCAGTGAACAGTGAGACGACACCGCCCAAAGATTCGCCAAGAAGTGTTCGTGCGTTCCCCAAAGGATGTGTGGAGAAATGCGTATCGACATAGCTCACGACTTCATCGGCGAGGAAGCGACGGTAGGCCATATGCTCCTTGCCATCCGGATGATAACGGTCGTGCCGTTTACTTTTCTCGACAGGGAGAAAGACAGCGATGATATCAGGCAATTCTTTGTCCCGATTCAATTGATCCAGCAAAGAAGCCATCCGGCCCATTGCCAAGTAATCTTCTCCATCTTGTACGTAGAGGACTGGATACGAGTAGAGTGGCGAGTAGCGTTGGGGTGTGTAGACAATCAGCTTTTCCGGTGTCCCCAAAAACCGGCTTTCCAAGATAATTTCCTCAAGGGCCACTGCGGTGTCCTCCTTATTGGGATATTCCTGTTCATTATTATACAGGAGCGAGCGGGCATGCCCAAGAGTTTGGGTACACGATCAGGCTGTGGCCGAAAGATTGTCGCAATTTGGTCAGCGTGTGATACTATGGTAGGAAACGACTTCACTCGATTTGTGGAAGGGGTTGTCTCTTATATGAAGAAGCAAGTACACAGCATCGAAGTCAGAAACGCTGCTCTCGCACGTTTGGCAGAACGCGGAGTGACGGTGGATGATATCGCGGAGATCGTCTATCTCATGCAGTCGCCTTACCATCCGGA from the Brevibacillus brevis genome contains:
- a CDS encoding YjcG family protein, with product MMYSIVIFPSSKVQEVANSYRKRYDPGYALVPPYIRLKEAFELDEAKLPELVSHLEQVASSTDSFSAHFHRVSSFHPTNNVIYLAVQNKEPFNELHQKIANQCVNEKETYAYVPHLTIGRDLSDDELRDVTGQLSMAKIDLTSEIDRFHLIYQLEDGIWSVYQTFLLKK
- a CDS encoding alpha/beta hydrolase; this encodes MALEEIILESRFLGTPEKLIVYTPQRYSPLYSYPVLYVQDGEDYLAMGRMASLLDQLNRDKELPDIIAVFLPVEKSKRHDRYHPDGKEHMAYRRFLADEVVSYVDTHFSTHPLGNARTLLGESLGGVVSLFTALNYPHTFGQVACQSIAMDAKLNRLVADADFSVPQTFYLEIGTEETAVSTGRGTLNLLAANEELREILGMKKATLVYETFEGDHTWGHWQRNLPRMLMTLYG